A single Desulfobaculum xiamenense DNA region contains:
- a CDS encoding TRAP transporter substrate-binding protein, with the protein MRTRTLRTWLACVAMLVLMAASQANAGMDLPMSSIYMNTHPTVTNAWEPWFKEMAKATGGEVELTYFNPNTLCPISDYYDSTVSGMLAIGAMDCPRNPGKFDLSNVLELPGLVPGAECGSLIISDLYAKYPEIQAEYKDIRLMWHWASATYQLHTTTPVRTMADLKGMKIIAWNRTSINILNALGANPIQLPPTDNYLALERGMADGVLCPLAPIVSYKISEAVKYTTICDLFANAFWAGMNKDLWDGLSDGAKTAFTETTGKVMARRCGVTLDEGAIRDSETLKKGGHEFIVLDAAERDRWIAATAQLRENWIAEMEGRGFKNARAIVEDAFRLRDQYAGETGRGFKM; encoded by the coding sequence TGCGTGGCCATGCTCGTGCTGATGGCCGCCTCGCAGGCCAATGCGGGCATGGATCTTCCCATGAGCTCGATCTACATGAATACCCACCCCACCGTGACCAACGCGTGGGAGCCGTGGTTCAAGGAAATGGCCAAGGCCACCGGCGGAGAAGTGGAACTCACCTACTTCAACCCCAACACCCTGTGTCCCATCTCCGACTACTATGATTCCACCGTGTCCGGCATGCTTGCCATCGGTGCCATGGACTGCCCGCGCAACCCCGGGAAGTTCGACCTGAGCAACGTTCTCGAACTGCCCGGCCTCGTGCCCGGCGCGGAGTGCGGTTCGCTCATCATTTCCGACCTGTACGCCAAGTATCCCGAGATTCAGGCCGAGTACAAGGACATCCGTCTGATGTGGCACTGGGCTAGCGCCACCTACCAGCTGCACACCACCACTCCGGTGCGCACCATGGCGGACCTGAAGGGCATGAAGATTATCGCCTGGAACCGGACCTCCATCAATATTCTCAACGCCCTTGGCGCGAATCCCATCCAGCTGCCCCCGACCGACAACTACCTTGCCCTTGAGCGTGGCATGGCCGACGGCGTGCTGTGCCCGCTGGCTCCCATCGTCTCCTACAAGATCAGCGAGGCCGTGAAGTACACCACCATCTGCGACCTCTTCGCCAATGCCTTCTGGGCTGGCATGAACAAGGATCTGTGGGATGGCCTGAGTGACGGCGCGAAGACGGCCTTCACCGAGACCACCGGCAAGGTCATGGCTCGGCGCTGTGGCGTGACCCTCGATGAGGGCGCCATCCGCGATTCCGAGACCCTCAAGAAGGGCGGACACGAGTTCATCGTGCTCGACGCGGCCGAGCGTGACCGCTGGATCGCCGCCACCGCGCAGTTGCGCGAGAACTGGATCGCCGAGATGGAAGGACGCGGCTTCAAGAATGCCCGCGCCATCGTCGAAGACGCCTTCCGTCTGCGCGATCAGTATGCTGGCGAAACCGGACGCGGCTTCAAGATGTAA
- a CDS encoding transporter, translated as MKLGRILSLALVTVLLSGVAALAGDAAPAPKAVPPVTGVFGPCGTGFPVGKFAAVANYAWKEADHVRHYSDKINDNIKVDKSVVLAKTRYGIAPGLDIRTCTPIYNVDLDTPAGDKSQHGWGDTTAVLHKILMNQGQGDVINLALDMGVVLPTGSLDKQSNDFIGNGAWGLLGGVGATYFYGANRFDTEVNYTTFWEGGHDYTHPDRMRWNAGWAYALSANFDLGVESNFEWNDESQKFGERMNDSSVEWYVGPKVTFKYAPMGLICGGAVTMPVYRWYENVKPGSDDYRVEFKFIKTFDLGSMFN; from the coding sequence ATGAAACTCGGAAGGATTCTGTCTCTCGCACTGGTTACGGTGCTCCTGTCCGGCGTCGCCGCGCTGGCTGGAGATGCGGCCCCCGCTCCCAAGGCCGTCCCGCCGGTCACCGGCGTGTTCGGTCCCTGTGGCACCGGCTTCCCGGTCGGCAAGTTTGCCGCCGTCGCCAACTACGCGTGGAAGGAAGCCGATCATGTTCGCCACTACAGCGACAAGATCAACGACAACATCAAGGTCGACAAGAGCGTCGTGCTTGCCAAGACCCGCTACGGCATCGCTCCCGGCCTGGACATCCGTACCTGCACCCCCATCTACAACGTGGATCTCGACACCCCGGCCGGTGACAAGTCCCAGCATGGCTGGGGCGACACCACCGCCGTCCTGCACAAGATCCTGATGAATCAGGGTCAGGGCGACGTGATCAACCTCGCTCTGGACATGGGCGTCGTGCTGCCCACCGGCAGCCTCGACAAGCAGTCCAACGACTTCATCGGCAACGGTGCGTGGGGCCTGTTGGGCGGCGTTGGCGCCACCTACTTCTACGGCGCCAACCGCTTCGACACCGAAGTGAACTACACCACCTTCTGGGAAGGCGGACACGACTACACCCATCCTGACCGCATGCGTTGGAACGCCGGTTGGGCCTACGCGCTGAGCGCCAACTTCGACCTCGGCGTGGAGTCCAACTTCGAGTGGAACGACGAGTCCCAGAAGTTCGGCGAGCGCATGAACGATTCCAGCGTGGAGTGGTACGTCGGTCCCAAGGTGACCTTCAAGTACGCCCCGATGGGCCTGATCTGCGGCGGTGCCGTGACCATGCCCGTCTACCGCTGGTACGAGAACGTGAAGCCCGGTAGCGACGACTACCGCGTGGAATTCAAGTTCATCAAGACCTTCGATCTCGGCAGCATGTTCAACTAG
- a CDS encoding sigma-54 interaction domain-containing protein, which yields MLCNSLNMGQFALDTEGRVRIWDATLETLTGLAASDVLGTSRHREAFGRDGGPSLADLFLAGDLDDACESFGAANVANLPLNSEWVAIGECQRAGEAPRLMMMHVSSDSAGTGVVQTSWCLERVRSLALAHGSVDTGMRTLAEHVPGGVALMQDDAILLANQTFCTMFGYSSPEEIVNMSPTGMLAEDERNQHIRIIRNLLREKREGARFQWTGIDKQGRKLWFEARPTPVEWNGRPAVISYVQDVTEYKQREEYIEHERRELRAENDRLRSSIDYRIRLGNIIGKSNKMQEVFEMIQRAGASDACTIIYGETGTGKELVAHAIHDMGPHAKGPFVPVNCGAIPDELFESEFFGHRKGAFTGAHADKQGLLDKARGGTLFLDELGEISLSAQAKLLRALGSGEYTAVGDTSATRAEFRVVAATNRNLRDMVYEGGFRQDLFYRINVIPITLPPLRERKEDIPFLVEHILAKLSHPQRLPSKDLARLLEHDWPGNVRELQNVLERYVAFGRLEVWSSRGVRSGMEHGEDDAMPAPEFATGEGLRETLERFEKQIIAQTLEKYRWNRSHTAAALGLPRKTLFRKMKKLGIS from the coding sequence ATGCTCTGCAACAGCCTGAATATGGGCCAGTTCGCCCTCGATACCGAGGGCCGGGTTCGCATCTGGGATGCGACGCTTGAGACCCTGACCGGCCTCGCCGCCAGTGATGTTCTCGGAACATCCCGGCATCGCGAGGCTTTCGGGCGTGATGGCGGACCTTCGCTTGCGGACCTTTTTCTCGCCGGTGATCTCGACGATGCGTGCGAGTCCTTTGGTGCGGCCAATGTCGCCAATCTGCCCCTGAACAGCGAGTGGGTTGCCATCGGCGAGTGCCAACGTGCGGGCGAGGCCCCGCGGCTCATGATGATGCACGTGTCGTCGGATTCCGCCGGAACCGGCGTGGTGCAGACCTCGTGGTGCCTTGAGCGCGTGCGTAGTCTCGCGTTGGCGCATGGTTCCGTGGATACCGGCATGCGCACCCTTGCCGAGCACGTTCCCGGCGGCGTCGCCCTCATGCAGGACGATGCTATCCTGCTTGCAAACCAGACTTTCTGCACCATGTTTGGCTACTCCTCGCCCGAGGAGATCGTGAACATGTCGCCCACCGGAATGCTCGCCGAGGATGAACGCAACCAGCACATTCGCATCATTCGCAATCTGCTGCGGGAGAAGCGCGAAGGCGCGCGTTTCCAGTGGACGGGCATCGACAAGCAGGGCCGCAAGCTGTGGTTCGAGGCACGCCCTACGCCCGTGGAGTGGAACGGGCGGCCCGCGGTGATCTCCTACGTGCAGGACGTCACGGAATACAAGCAGCGCGAAGAATACATCGAGCACGAACGCCGCGAACTGCGAGCCGAAAACGATCGTCTGCGCTCGTCCATCGACTACCGCATTCGCCTGGGCAACATCATCGGCAAGAGCAACAAGATGCAGGAGGTCTTCGAGATGATCCAGCGCGCCGGAGCTTCCGACGCCTGCACCATCATCTACGGAGAGACCGGAACCGGCAAGGAACTGGTCGCCCACGCCATCCACGACATGGGGCCGCATGCCAAGGGACCGTTCGTGCCGGTGAACTGCGGCGCCATTCCCGATGAACTGTTCGAGAGCGAATTCTTCGGCCACCGCAAGGGGGCCTTTACCGGCGCGCATGCGGACAAGCAGGGCCTTTTGGACAAGGCGCGTGGCGGAACGCTTTTCCTCGACGAACTTGGTGAGATCAGCCTTTCCGCACAGGCCAAGCTGCTTCGCGCCCTAGGCAGCGGCGAATACACCGCCGTTGGCGACACCTCGGCCACGCGGGCTGAATTCCGTGTCGTTGCCGCCACCAACCGCAACCTGCGCGACATGGTCTACGAGGGCGGGTTCCGGCAGGACCTCTTCTATCGCATCAACGTCATTCCCATCACCCTTCCCCCGCTTCGCGAGCGCAAGGAGGACATTCCGTTCCTCGTGGAGCACATCCTCGCCAAGCTCAGCCATCCGCAGCGCCTGCCCAGCAAGGACCTCGCGCGGCTTCTGGAGCATGATTGGCCCGGAAACGTGCGCGAGCTCCAGAACGTGCTGGAGCGCTACGTGGCCTTCGGGCGGCTGGAGGTGTGGAGTTCGCGCGGGGTGCGTAGCGGCATGGAGCATGGCGAGGATGATGCCATGCCCGCTCCGGAGTTCGCCACCGGCGAGGGCCTTCGGGAGACGCTTGAGCGCTTCGAGAAGCAGATTATTGCCCAGACGCTTGAGAAGTATCGCTGGAATCGTTCGCACACCGCGGCGGCCCTGGGCCTTCCGCGCAAGACGCTGTTCCGCAAGATGAAGAAGCTCGGCATTTCCTGA
- a CDS encoding osmotically inducible protein OsmC: MSVNVTLTRAENGEYTIDLGSKALPKLVYNPMELSEADRAEEHMGARLLLAASLACYINTMANDLKRGGASAIPLIEAQAEITKERDSQLRTRYTHIELNVEADVADEDRAIFETVRSGLLRGSLVTYSLEEEMDLDYNIEAK; this comes from the coding sequence ATGAGCGTGAACGTTACCCTGACTCGCGCCGAGAACGGCGAGTACACCATCGATCTCGGCTCCAAGGCACTGCCCAAGCTCGTTTACAATCCCATGGAACTTTCCGAGGCCGACCGCGCCGAGGAGCACATGGGCGCTCGTCTGCTGCTGGCCGCTTCTCTGGCCTGCTACATCAATACCATGGCCAACGATCTCAAGCGGGGCGGAGCGTCCGCCATTCCCCTCATCGAGGCCCAGGCCGAGATCACCAAGGAGCGCGACTCCCAGCTGCGTACCCGCTACACGCATATCGAGTTGAACGTCGAGGCCGATGTGGCCGACGAGGATCGCGCCATTTTCGAAACCGTGCGCAGCGGCCTGCTGCGCGGGTCTTTGGTCACCTACTCCCTCGAAGAGGAGATGGACCTGGACTACAACATCGAGGCCAAATAG
- a CDS encoding TRAP transporter large permease subunit: MSEAILDSTIDSTRIGNGERNVLDRLADAMDVILEPVASRMFALATIAVALMSVPITLDVVARFAVHKSIPGIIELEEFFMAAIVFLSLAYTHKKDGHIEIDLLTSKLSPRTAGVLRTFNGVTCTAFFALMGWRTVLATLKKVGEYSIMLKVPMWIFVALAAFGLFVLMLVILQQTLRSLSRNVRDGAWLGIVLALVAGVVVLAAPLWIKSLPVRPSRLCLGSLGMAFMMVLLLLGMPIGFAMGVVGFIGLGSLGFSLTPALNTLGLAPYATAASFILAVAPLFILMGLLASEAGISKDLFDTAYKWLGRLPGGLAIAAVAGCSGFAAVCGDSMATAVTMGSVALPEMRQKKYKPSLACGALAAGGTLGILIPPSVGFIFYAIVTEESVGKLFIAGLMPGLMMAAMFIVSIMLIAMVRPDIAPRGEAVSFGEKLRSLKGILGMLSLFILILGGILSGVFSPTEGGAIGVVGSFAIMIIRRRLTWEGLVRACEQTVLITSKLLMILIGVGILGYFLAASRLPFDLAGVITSHGLDKYAVLAGIIGLYMVLGCLMNVIPMILLTLPAIFPTVQALGFDPVWFGVLTVIIMEMGQITPPIGVNVFALSSVAKDVPMGTIFIGIIPFFICMVLSLVLLIAFPGIATGLVSLCF, from the coding sequence ATGTCCGAAGCAATCCTCGATTCCACCATCGACTCCACGCGTATCGGCAATGGCGAGCGCAATGTCCTCGACAGGCTCGCCGACGCCATGGACGTCATCCTGGAGCCTGTGGCGAGCAGGATGTTCGCCCTGGCCACCATCGCCGTGGCGCTTATGTCAGTGCCCATCACCCTCGACGTGGTGGCGCGCTTTGCCGTCCACAAGTCCATCCCCGGCATCATCGAGCTGGAGGAGTTCTTCATGGCGGCCATCGTGTTCCTGTCCCTCGCCTACACGCACAAGAAGGACGGGCACATCGAGATCGACCTCCTCACCTCCAAGCTCTCGCCCCGTACCGCGGGCGTGCTGCGAACCTTCAACGGCGTCACCTGCACGGCCTTCTTCGCCCTCATGGGCTGGCGCACCGTTCTGGCCACTCTCAAGAAGGTCGGCGAATACAGCATCATGCTCAAGGTCCCCATGTGGATCTTCGTGGCGCTGGCCGCGTTCGGCCTGTTCGTGCTCATGCTCGTCATCCTGCAGCAGACCTTGAGGAGCCTTTCGCGCAACGTGCGCGACGGCGCATGGCTCGGCATCGTGCTCGCTCTTGTTGCGGGCGTCGTGGTGCTTGCCGCTCCCCTGTGGATCAAGAGCCTGCCCGTGCGTCCCAGCCGCCTCTGCCTAGGTAGCCTCGGCATGGCCTTCATGATGGTCCTTCTGCTGCTCGGCATGCCCATCGGCTTCGCCATGGGCGTGGTGGGCTTCATCGGACTCGGCTCCCTTGGCTTCAGCCTGACCCCCGCCCTGAACACCCTTGGCCTTGCGCCCTACGCCACCGCCGCGAGTTTCATCCTCGCCGTGGCACCGCTGTTCATCCTCATGGGCCTTCTGGCCTCCGAGGCGGGTATCAGCAAGGACCTCTTCGACACCGCGTACAAGTGGCTCGGCCGTCTGCCGGGTGGACTGGCCATCGCGGCCGTTGCGGGCTGCTCCGGCTTCGCCGCCGTGTGCGGCGATAGCATGGCCACCGCAGTGACCATGGGTTCCGTGGCCCTGCCTGAGATGCGCCAGAAGAAGTACAAGCCCAGTCTCGCCTGCGGCGCTCTTGCCGCTGGCGGTACCCTCGGCATCCTCATTCCCCCGAGCGTGGGCTTCATCTTCTACGCCATCGTCACCGAGGAGTCCGTGGGCAAGCTGTTTATCGCGGGTCTCATGCCCGGCCTGATGATGGCGGCCATGTTCATCGTGAGCATCATGCTCATCGCTATGGTCCGTCCGGATATCGCCCCCCGTGGCGAGGCCGTGTCCTTCGGCGAGAAGCTCCGTTCCCTCAAGGGCATCCTCGGCATGCTCTCCCTGTTCATCCTGATCCTCGGCGGCATCCTCTCCGGCGTGTTCAGCCCCACCGAGGGCGGCGCCATCGGCGTGGTCGGCTCCTTTGCCATCATGATCATTCGCCGCCGCCTGACATGGGAAGGTTTGGTCCGCGCCTGCGAGCAGACCGTACTCATCACATCCAAGCTGCTGATGATCCTCATCGGCGTCGGCATCCTCGGCTACTTCCTTGCCGCCAGCCGCCTGCCCTTCGACCTCGCGGGAGTCATCACCTCCCACGGACTGGACAAGTACGCCGTGTTGGCGGGCATCATCGGCCTGTACATGGTGCTTGGCTGCCTGATGAACGTCATCCCCATGATCCTGCTCACCCTGCCCGCCATCTTCCCCACGGTTCAGGCCCTCGGCTTCGATCCGGTGTGGTTCGGCGTGCTCACGGTCATCATCATGGAGATGGGCCAGATCACCCCGCCCATCGGCGTCAACGTGTTCGCCCTGTCCAGCGTGGCCAAGGACGTGCCCATGGGGACCATCTTCATCGGCATCATCCCGTTCTTCATCTGCATGGTGCTGAGCCTCGTCCTGCTGATCGCCTTCCCGGGCATCGCGACAGGGCTGGTGTCGCTGTGCTTCTAG